A region from the Brassica napus cultivar Da-Ae chromosome C8, Da-Ae, whole genome shotgun sequence genome encodes:
- the LOC106416171 gene encoding protein TsetseEP-like, with protein sequence MAEKGKEKVTMMKLKVDLDCAKCYRKVKKVLCKFPQIRDQIFDEKSNIVIIKVVCCSPEKIMDKLCSKGGGSIKTIEILEPPKPPQPQPQPPPQKPKDAPEKPKEPEKPKEPEKPKQPEKPKEPEKPKEPEKPKQPEKPKEPEKPAAPKAAPAPAPAPAPAPAPAPAPAPVPKQPGPPPQMVPIMPQGQPAVMCCGPYYGSYGCGPTFNGYGMPPPLPYECYGRPVCDSWGGGPPPSYRQCHLTRCDYFSEENPQSCSIM encoded by the exons ATGGCCGAGAAGGGCAAGGAAAAG GTAACTATGATGAAGTTGAAGGTGGATCTTGATTGCGCCAAGTGTTACAGGAAGGTCAAGAAGGTTCTTTGCAAATTCCCTC AAATCAGAGATCAAATATTTGATGAAAAGTCCAACATAGTCATCATCAAGGTGGTTTGCTGCAGCCCTGAGAAGATCATGGACAAACTTTGTTCTAAAGGTGGCGGCTCTATCAAGACCATCGAGATCTTAGAACCACCAAAGCCGCCTCAGCCACAACCCCAACCTCCTCCCCAAAAGCCCAAAGATGCTCCCGAGAAGCCTAAGGAGCCAGAGAAACCTAAAGAGCCTGAAAAGCCTAAGCAACCTGAAAAGCCTAAAGAACCCGAGAAACCTAAAGAACCTGAAAAGCCTAAGCAACCCGAGAAGCCTAAAGAACCCGAGAAACCTGCTGCGCCCAAAGCTGCACCCGCACCTGCTCCAGCACCAGCACCGGCACCTGCTCCAGCTCCCGCTCCCGCTCCTGTCCCGAAGCAGCCTGGACCTCCGCCACAGATGGTGCCAATAATGCCGCAGGGGCAGCCAGCTGTCATGTGTTGTGGGCCCTACTATGGTAGTTATGGATGTGGGCCAACGTTCAATGGATATGGAATGCCGCCGCCTCTACCGTACGAGTGCTACGGCCGACCAGTCTGCGATAGCTGGGGAGGAGGACCACCACCTAGTTACCGACAATGCCACCTCACCAGATGCGATTACTTCAGCGAAGAGAACCCACAGAGCTGCTCCATCATGTGA